TCTAAATAAATGATTTTCACATAATCAAGTTtttgagtttttcttttgttgtgattTTAGTCGTCTAAGTCCAGCAGTGTGTTGGTCGTCGTCCGATTGGTGCGGCGTTTTGGATTATCCGTCGTGTTACGATGTTTgtttagttcatattgaaagatcaacttcaatcaattgcagattcaatcaatgatttggacgtcaacgttgcagatccggaagcatggacaCTCTggtgactttaattttatcatattactTGTATGCATTTTGCTGTTGtgtgctattaacttggatgatgtgagtttgttcgcagattcattcttttcgtttttagcgaaattgaatttgtatttacATCTGATGTAttctatcaattattggaatgaatgaacatcttatttttagtaaaaaaaaattcaaaattttaggggaaattttttttaagaaaactaATTTAACTAgctatagattttttttttatataagcaaaCAATGAAGAAGGTTAAcgaagattttttattttatagacttatttgggttggtctagtggtattgGTTTGGGACCTGAGAGTATATACCCTCCTTAAGGTCTGAgctaatttagtttcttaaaaaaaaaaatttattttataagtcttgcgttattttattttaaaaagttttaccATTGAAAAAAAAGTATGCCTCTAAACATGCATGGGTTTGCTCTAGAGACTAGAAAGCCAATgaagatatttttaaaaatatgtgaTGCAAATCCATACAAAGACCAAATTTTAGCACTATCTTAAACAATATGTACTTGTAACACATTCCGTTTTataattgttggagtaagccaaAAGCCAAAAAATTGCTTTAGGGATAATTAAACCCCCAAAACCTCTATTCACGATATTTAATATGTATGAGTTTCATCATTAGactatataaaacaaaaaagataaagTCATTGAATTTGATCTAATGATAAGAAATTTGAGTAATATGCTAGATCTCTTGAGTTCGATCATCAgctctattataaaaaaatagaaaaaattggtAAAAGATGGCAATTTATGATAGAAGCATACTAGCAAGAGCCTCGACACCTTAGAAGAGAAACATTGTCAAAATATTTGTAACATATTGGACAAAGTGACAAAagtaaagtaaaaaataaacataaaggaTCTATCAACAATGTTCCAACATTTGCATTATACTACCTCCATTCCAAATTGAGTGACACAGTTGACTATATTGCATTATTCATACACAttgttttaatcatatttttctactaataaataaaaataaatattagtatataaatgttgttggattcgtattttcaaaatatcaaatttttataatttttattataatataattaaaaatattaatcgtcaaaattatgcattgacatgcgtGAAAAAATCAATTGTGTCACTCAATTTGAAACGGAACAAGGATAATTAGGAGAACAATTTTCCATATACAACAAAATACGTTAGTCATTCTATAGAAAGAACAACtaaacttttatatttaatgttagGGATACAGGACAAAATACATGTCGTTACGAGGTTAGTTATAGAAAGAATGATATTGTCCCTATCCTACCACTATCATATCCTATTCTTATCCGGTTtcttatcatatcatatcctAATCCTATCTTGCgtatcaaacggaccctaaacgTTTATGAAAAATGCCTAGTATCTCTAGTTAATAATGTTAGGGATATTTTAGAACGAataacacacatatatatatatatatatatatatatatatataaattagacAAAATGGtcctttattaatattatatggaagttttttttttggggtcgGGGGAGGAAGTATTTAATTAGACGGATTTATTATTAGTAATATTATATTCCTTGAAATAGTATTTACTATAACCATGGTGTAAAGTCAAAAAGGAAAAGTATATTATTACAACCATAATGTAactgttaattaattaattacatctCTAAAGTTGGTTTCTTTTTGAACATTGACATTTGCCAACcgagaaaaaacagaaaacaaacgAAACCAACCAAGATACAGACAAGAAACAAATGCAAAATTTCAACCTTAATTGTCTCAACATGAAACCAACTTTTCCATTCCCTTCTTCCATTTTCCTGTTTGTTCCAACTCCTTATATCTTTCTCCCATCATTTCCATTTTCTCTCTAGCCTCTCATTCCCTCTGCTTCATCCTCTTGAATTCCAACCCATTATTGTTTCCTCCACAAagatttcatttttcttctttttctagCGTTTTCTCTTTCAAATATTATCTGGGTCACCTTTAGAATTTTCTGGGGTGCCCttgttttcttgtttgtttATCTTagattgtttgttgttgtttttgactTATAATAAAAACATGGGTGGCTGTTGCAGCCACGATGTTTCTGTTCGAGGCAGAGTGGAAAGTGAGGTTGATTCTGGAGATTATGAGGATTATGAGGATATTAATGATGTCATGTATGAAAATGATGGAGCAATTGTTAGGTTAAGAGGATTTTCTAAGTCTGTATCAATGTATACACAACAGGGTAAGAAAGGTGTTAACCAAGATTCAATGACTGTTTGGGAGGTAATTAATATTCttaatcttcatttttttttactttttatgatttaattatttccagtaattttttcattatttttatttaattatttgggATTTTTGttctatttcaatttcattaatgttgaatttataggataatatttttattagagcattgaattttttcttaattattagTTCATGCAATTATGATTTGTTCATCATAGCTTTAATATTTATTTGCCTTTCAGATAAGGATTTGAAGAATTTATGAATTAGATCCTTCTTTTCACATTTGTTCATCATagctttattatttattttgtaattttagaAAATGTTCTATGGCAAATTGGCAATATTGGcctttattttaatattatagcATGATGAATTTTGTTAATTGATGGAATGAAACATGAGGCTATGACTATTAATGTTTGATATGCTATATTCTTCTCAGGACTATACCGGAGAACAAGGCGTGATCTTTTGCGGTGTGTTCGATGGTCATGGTCCTCTAGGACACAAAGTTTCGCAATTTATCCGTGACAATCTACCCTCAAAACTATCTGAAGCAATCAAAATGGCACAACAGAAGTCGTCCATGAAATACTATGATGCCAATGATGCAGATACCGAAACTTTCCACGATGCCTACAATGATAGTAACCGCCATAACAACATATCCCTTGCTTCATGGGAAGGATGTTTTCTGAAATCCTTCGATGAAATGGATGATCATCTTGCTCAGGAAGTTAACACTGATAGCTATTGCAGTGGTTGCACAGCTGTAACTCTAATTAAACAGGTATAACCATGTAACTAGATATTCACAATTACATAAGTTTCGTAATTATGATCACATCATGATTTTGATATTAGGGAGAATCATAGTTAAATGCAGCCTATCTAGCCTCGATCGCAGTCATAGACGCATCAAAAACATTGATGTCGCGACCCAAATCGCGCTcacaaacattttttataaCTAGACTAATCGCTTTTACTCTATAAATTTCAGGGGGACCAGTTGATAGTCGGAAATTTGGGCGATTCTCGTGCAGTTCTTTGCATGAAGGATAGAGATCACCTTATTTCTGTTCAGCTTACCGTAGACTTGAAACCGGATATTCCAAGTAAGTATTGGTATTAGCATGAGTTCTCAAGTCTTATAAGCCTATAATAAATCTAAGTGTAAATTGGTTTTCATCTTCAATGTTTTTTAGGTGAAGCGTCAAGAATCTTTAACTGTGAAGGTAGAGTTTTCGCTGCAGAAGAAGAACCGGATGTATACAGAATATGGATGCCTGATGATGACTGTCCTGGACTAGCTATGTCAAGAGCCTTTGGAGACTTTTGCCTAAAAGATTATGGCCTCATTGCATCTCCAGATGTGTTTTATCGAAAAATTACCGAACAAGATGAATTTGTTGTTTTGGCAACTGATGGGGTAAGCATTATTAGAATCTCTACATTTGTATCCTTGATCTGTATTTCTAAGGTTgaagtttaacaatattagtaAGTTCGTAGTTATGTTAGTTTTCAGGATTTAAGCCCTTGCAATGCAACCTCTTTTTTAAAACACATTCGATGTTCCTTATCTCACCAACCTGTGTCATTTTCTTGACAGATATGGGATGTGCTGACAAACGATGAAGTAGTAAACATAGTTGCATCAGCGCCAAAAAAGTCAACAGCAGCAAAATTATTAGTAAAGCGCGCGGTTAGAGCCTGGAGATACAAGTATCCCGGCTCAAAGATCGACGATTGTGCAGCTATATGCTTATTTCTTGACGATCAACCCGTTCTGTCACATTCTCAATCCATGAATATGAGAAGAAGTCGAAATCATCGCAGCAAACACTCAGGAAGCAAGCACTCAAGATCACGTAGAAAAAGTGAAGATAATGAAACTGTGGCTGGAAAAGTTGGAGTTCAATTGGATGAAGAATGGAAAGCACTTGGAGGGTTAGCTAGAGCAAATTCAATATCAAAACTTCCAAGACTTGCTAGAAATATGAGTAAAAGACAATCATCTAAACGCCTTAATGGAAGTTAAGGCCTTTTGTTATAAGCTCTAATAAGTGGTAATATTTTTTGAGCTAAAAATTTGTATTaggtgaaaggaaaaaaaaaaaggaggctGAAGAATTTAGAACTTATTATTAGTGTTGCCTTAAAAAGTGGAGTGAAAATATTTAGAACTAATCTAGTTTTACACTCAAACTTTTAGGGGATACCAAATATATTTGCTTATAGCTCAAATGATGTAATTGTTGTGCATGCCTTCTTATAAACTATATAAGACTATGAAAAGGGCTGCCATTAActaattatttatcaaatagcAATATTTATggcttatcttttttttttggtcaaatttatGACTTATCTTTTATATAGATTGATTGATGGTTTACTTGGAAGGGTGATTTTCAAGATAAGTTCAAATAGCAATAATATGTGTGCTTGGATGAGATATCTAGAAATTTTagagaatttaaatttttcGGAAATTTAAATGATCAATTGAATCTCTacatttttaaatgtttttgtttgaatagagtaataaaaataaaaaactattgtTAGtatttttggctaattttataaattttaaaagttgaGTCAAATTTGATAAAAACTCAAAGGGCCCGCCCGTTTTGCAACTAGGCTGATCGAGTTCACTTGCCACTTTTTCAGGTCGGGTTGAGGTTTTCGGCTTGATACCTTCAGGTGGCCCGTCTCATCTAACTTGCTTAAAAAATAGGCATTGGCGGGACGCGTTTTGCCCGcgggctttttttttttttacttaaaatgaaaattgggtAATGCATTGAGGAGTTcaattcactattttttttttcttctctttattaatgaaaaattgatCTTTTCCTCTTCCTTATATTACATGTATTCCGTATACTTCTAAAACTAGATTTCCTTACCTTTGAACCAAGTGGATTAGTTTAGTGTTTTAATGTGTATTTGTTTTCAGTTTTTGGTATTATAGTTAAGGTTTTTCGTTTACGTTGAAGTTCTATTATGCGttgttaaaaatatatttagccGACTTCTTTAGTAATGCTTAATGATTTTGTAAATTATGTAGTAAATcaaaccgtaaaaaaaaatattcgatAGATCGGCACGCCAACTCGCCAATAAACGGGACAAACTTGAATTTTGAGTTCGGACGCCTAAGTTGGCCAACCCCGCCCCACTTTTGGACGGGCTTAAACGGGGAGGAGCGGCCCACTTTGCCACCCCTAATGAATCAACTTTAATCACTCTTTCAAATCATAATCATTTTTAATGCTAATATGCAACGGACAAGTAATGAAGCAACTACAACAATTTATGCATTAGAGATAATGTGGTTACTTGCTACAGAGTTACTAGTTACTGGGGTTGCCTGCTATAGGCGCAGTTTTACGTAGTAGCCAATCTCAATCATTAAAAAGTGATTAGACGGCTACGATTTATTCAATACAGTTTCACACAGTTTTGATcttaactgttttttttttatcgaacGGTCTATAACTATTACTGCGTTAATGCAGTAACTGCGTATAATCCGTTTCCCTTGCACCTTGATGTATACAAGCTAGTTTAActcttttttaataaactgCTAGTACATTAATCTAATACAACTAAGTGGCttgaaaaaaacaaacaaaataaacaatgtAGCTTGATGTAAATGTTGTCTAATCTTCATGATCCCAGATATCTTCTACACTCTTGAATGGCCCTTCACTCTGGTTCACAAACAGTTCTTCACCATCCAGAACTCTTCTCTGCATGTATCAATAACCAATGAAAGTGATGATTCACTCGAATAATGTGTTCCGATTAGTATTTTTCTACAATCGCAAATTGGTCCTCGAAATTTTACGATGTCGCACTGAATATATGATACTTCATATTGAACACGCATTAATGTGATTACACTATAAACTAACGTGCCTATGAAATTTAGGTCTCTTATGGACTAATTTGTCGGTAATTAATCCCTGGACAAACATAAATGTAAACACCGACAAATTTGTCTTTTGAGAGGACCTGAATTTCATACACAAGTTAGTCTCTAGTAGACTGACAATAATGTGGAATCAACATAAAATATAACATGTGGTTAACGTGTCACGTCATAGCTCTAATAGTAGAAATCAAGAGTTGGACCATTCTGAATGAATTTTACGATTTCAAATATctatttttctaataattttttctacaaaactaaTGTGTTCCAATTGTCATGATGAGGTTGtcgaggagtgctagcaacacactctttaataaacacactttaacacactcttttctattggttaaaatttatatgggtcccataaaagttatatgggtccatatttttttgtgggacccatgtgaacttcaaccaataaaagagagtgtgctgaagtgtgtttgttaaagagtgtgttgctagcattattcttgtCATGATTCATGAATACGTAATTGATGTTGCTATGGCATACCTGATCTGGTATGTTACTAAGGTTTTTGAAATCTTGTTGTGGAACTTCCCAATTGAAAACAGCAACATTCTCTCTGATCCTATTTGGATTGGTTGATTTAGGGATGACACTTGTCCCTCTCTGAATGGCCCATTTCACCAACACCTGCCCTGGACTCTTGTTCAATTTCTTGGCTATCCTATCAACCGTTTGATCATGGATCAAATCTCTCCCACCTTCTGCTGATCCCAGTGGTGAATAGGCCTAGATATAGCAGCAACTATAACATTAATTCCAATCAATATCCTCTATCACAATGTGACAAAACAATAAAGACTAATGAAGAAACAATCGTTAGtcggttcagtggtgattgacgctaaacttagtagggaggaccacagttcgatcccccgcaactgcgatcgggaggggcctgaaaccacttgataccttcgaaccagattaggcggtccaaTGAACcagatactggtggtgaaaacaaaataaaaaataaaataaataatgactaatgaagaaaattaaaatagcaTGTTGCTAAATCCACAACACGCGCATCAAGCCGCATTTGGCCGTGATCTTATCAAAGATCACACCACAACCATTGCCGCGGTtgttatttaaaaccttgatgtTAATTACCGTAATATGGATGCCATTATTCTTGCAAGCCTCAAGCATCTTGTCATTTCTCCATCCAGGATGCATCTCCATCTATCACAAAACATCATATACACAAGTTAAGCAGAATTAAACAAGATTAATCATTAATGTAACTAATTAGTACTGAGGTACGAACACGTGTCAGACACCAGACACGCCTTCCGTCTGAAATATAATTTGACCTGGCATACAGAAGGCTTTATTTGAGCAATTTTGAGTAGCTTGTTAAGTTTAGTAAGAGTGAAGTTGCATATTCCAATGTCTTTGACAAGATTTTCCTGAACAAGCTTCTCCATTTCTCTCCAAACTCCTTCCATGTCAAGCTCCAAAACTTCTCCTGCTTTAGGAGGCCGGCTTGCCCCATCTTTCAGTTGAAATGGCCAGTGAACCTACATTATATATCTATTATTAGCCCCAATTTTTTTGTTCCCACATCAAACCATCACATCACATGCATCATGAATGAGAGAAGTGGAAAAAGAAAGTTTATTAATTACCAAGTAAAGATCAAGGTAGTCAAGTTGGAGTTCTTGAAGGGTTTTGTTGAGGGCAGGTCTTACCCTTTCAGGGGTCAAGTCAGTGCACCTAGAAGACATAAAATTTCACACCAAACAAAGTCAATTGAATCAACATTGagtataggtttttttttatgataataaaaaattgaattataaggagtgtTGGGATACTCAACCCTTACCGTTAAAGAGACCGCCATTAGTTTCTCCGAAGACAAACTAATGGGTCATTACACCAATCAACATAGAGTATAGGTATTAACATGTATCTATATATTATGTTACATTATTACCATATCTTGGAGGTGATAAATAGATCCTTCCTTTCAACTCCTGCTTGCATGGCTGATTGAAGTGCATGTCCAACCTATTCAGTTGTACATGTAAGAAGTGTTACATTAGTTATTAGTTATTTAATCAATTGAGTATATAGATTGTTATTTATATGCATTAATAGAGAGTAGTTTGTAAAGAGGTAGGTTCTCTTGGCAATGCCTGATTTttatcttatagcttataatttCATATGAAAAAAAGACTCGTTAGATAACATATTTctctcacgagcttatagcttattttgataagttaaTTCAATACCTATCacttttctctcaattttaacCCATCAtcttttatccttttttttttgtcaagtagtccgGTGACCAGAATTTCACCTCTTGAGGTGAATAAGTAGAAAATTCTGAGTTCGAACATTGGCCCCTATTGGCCCTGTATATTGcaatgttaattaaaaaaaatatgttattttatatttttaaactaattcaatcattaattttaccaaataccACAAATTCATATAGCTAACTCATTCAATACAAATTGTAAACTAACTTGAAACATATTCGTTATAATCTTGTACCGGCCCGGAAATGCCACCTTTTCCTGGCTTTCCAAACAAAGCTCAAGTCCAGTccatctaatttatttttttgccaTTCCAGGATGGCCCAGGCCGCTATCCGAGTGCAATCGGCAAAAGCAAGTTTACCTTACTAGTTCTACTGTCAAAAGTAGGGGAAAGTGTCTGATCCTTTCGTTCAGGCGAGAGGCAGTTAATGCATTAATtcagattaatttaaatttatatctagactcaacaaattaaaaacttaTAGCAAACAGAGAGAGATCATCATATATAACATACCTCTTCTTGAACTCCATACTGAGCAGCAGTGTCAATGTGTCTGTAGCCATTCTGCATCAAAATAAATCATCAGAAATTTCATTTTCtacaaaaactatataatagTCATTGATTCatgaataataattattataatataatgaaAATTAGTTACATCAACAATGGCTGTTTTCACAGAATCAATGGCTTGTGAACCAGATTTCCATGTCCCTAATCCAATAGCTGGTATACTATGTCCACTCAACAGATCAAATGACTGTGTCTTTGGTTCATGTGGCAACATAACTTTTTGCGCCATCTTTAATTAATTCAATGATTTCTTTCAACTGAAATTTTGTTAATTCATTTGTTTCTTGTGATTCATATTATGATATAATTATAACTAAAGACTTATTCTAGAATATGCGGACATGTAGGAGTTTATTGAGATACTTTACATCTAGAGATAGACATTAGACACGTTCATTCCCATTTTTGGCTCCGTGTTCTCTTCCTAATTATTTTTGTCTAATATATAAAATTGTACACATCAATTTCACCAAGTCATGAAACATTTCAGAAGTCTTTCTATGGTATACAAGTTGTTATGTTATtaagacccatcaaaattaacagtttatgggtttttattaaatatcattaatcttgatcggtcccaataatatatcaaatgattttcaatttctttaaaattattagcgatgatctatatgatataaattttcaatccaacgataaattttataaaattcgtattcgttataataatattgcCAACTTATGCACCATAGAAGACTTGGTGAAGTATTCCATGTTAGACAAAACCTATTTTTTTAAGAACAAAAGTAGGCCTCGCAAACACCACTATTATTCCCCCACCTCTCCCTCTCGTATTTGGATCATCTCCTTCACTCTCCTTTGCATCTCTCTCTTTCCTCTCTATGTCTCTCTTAATATCAATCTCTCTtcaataaaaagttttaaaataataatgagagagagagtgagattaACAGAGAAATAGAGAGGAAGGAGAGGATATAGTAAAGGAGATGATCCAATCTCctccccctctctctctctcgatAAAACACTAACTCcaattttctcaaaaataatataatctcTCAATAAGAATCTAAATTGTTATCTAACTCTTCTTTTCTAATCTCTATATAGTTTTGTTAcctatccaaaaaaaaaaaaaaaagcggaATTGTGGGTCAGAggaagaatgaaaagaaaacaagaagcaaagagaaaaaaaaagggtaaaacaCACTAACACTGGAGGCTACTTGCCGGAGCTTAGGTAACCTTGAACGGTCACCTTTAATCCTTGTTTGGAGGCCGGAGCTAGCATTGTTGATTCAATATaattaggtttgttattttgtaCCAATACAATGTTGAACCGGTACAAGGTTCTCCTGAGAATCTTAAACCGGTGCACAAACCTGCATAAGCCGGTGCAAAACTCTTCGTCAAAAATTTGAAGGAATTTTGTACAGGTACATAATCATTTTATACCGATACAAGATAATCCTGGAATCTTTGTACCGGTGCATCTACTCAGATGAACAGGTAAAAAACTATTAGATACTTCTCGGTAAGATTTGGGAAGGCATTTGGGGATTGATCTTTCTCAGTAAGAGACTCTGGCATATCAGCAACTTTCTTCATATAGTGTGTATGAGATAAAACATCTTGCAATTGTTAAAGCTCTTCTCATTTTTAAGAtcaacatttaatttaatgaaaatCTGTGTTAGAGTCACACTCACACCATATGGAAAAATGACTTTCTTGATTCCAGATGCAGCAATCGTCATCATATGTTGGATGATGATGTTAGGAAGGTTTAATTTTATACCTATGATTAGATGATACATAATCATCAAATCAAATTCATGCACTTTTCCTTTGACTCCCATTCTTGGAAAGATGTATGTGAATGATGTGAAAGATTACGTAATGTTCCTTTTTTTAGGAGAGATGCAAGCGGTTGAACTGATTTATTTCCTTCAGCAGTGAAAAGTTCTTGAATCAAATCATCTCTTTTGACTTGAGCTTTAGTATATCAGTTGTCTCCATACAACATGAACCCATCAGTAGGTAGTCTTATGATTTTTCCAATAATTTTTTGAGTTACTTTTACTTCAACTCCTTTGAGGTTCGACACTATGAGGTTCTTTTCATTATCAACCTTGGCATTGAAGTAAAAAGCTTGCACTAGCCTATGATACACAGTTTCTCTTATCCTAAAGAAGTGAGTCCAACCCCACTTTTCAGTGAGTTTCATGACTTTATTCCTCCATTCTTGAGATCTTTTTAGTAAAATATCCTTCCACTTGGAACAGGTTTGAGTGTCCAAACTCGATCAAACTATTCCTTGCTTGCTTGAAGGAtcccattggagcaaaacacgAAGAGTACCTAATAGATACTAGTTCTACAATAAAAAGTGgtacctattttatttttgtgggtcccatttataatgatgcATAGTTATTGGTGGAATGTGTTATTGGTGGGacctatttaaaactttttaagatatttgggttggagggattgagtagTTATTTGTTActactattaaaaaattataaataagcgATGTGTACACGTGGGGTCCagttaagtactaaaaaatgagtATTTCCATTGTGGATGTTCTTATTATGTTTTTTAGTCTAGTGATGTACTTAGGCTTTTATGTAATCTTCTATGAAAAGATAGTTCTATTGACAAAAGGAGTTAAGACAGACCACTGGACTAAGTTGAAGAAAGCCTCAGAGCTAATGAATGATAATCAGAGTCGAGACATCCTGAGTCCGTACAATTTGATGACTGGAGTCAAAAGCATGA
This genomic interval from Trifolium pratense cultivar HEN17-A07 linkage group LG6, ARS_RC_1.1, whole genome shotgun sequence contains the following:
- the LOC123888562 gene encoding probable protein phosphatase 2C 65 yields the protein MGGCCSHDVSVRGRVESEVDSGDYEDYEDINDVMYENDGAIVRLRGFSKSVSMYTQQGKKGVNQDSMTVWEDYTGEQGVIFCGVFDGHGPLGHKVSQFIRDNLPSKLSEAIKMAQQKSSMKYYDANDADTETFHDAYNDSNRHNNISLASWEGCFLKSFDEMDDHLAQEVNTDSYCSGCTAVTLIKQGDQLIVGNLGDSRAVLCMKDRDHLISVQLTVDLKPDIPSEASRIFNCEGRVFAAEEEPDVYRIWMPDDDCPGLAMSRAFGDFCLKDYGLIASPDVFYRKITEQDEFVVLATDGIWDVLTNDEVVNIVASAPKKSTAAKLLVKRAVRAWRYKYPGSKIDDCAAICLFLDDQPVLSHSQSMNMRRSRNHRSKHSGSKHSRSRRKSEDNETVAGKVGVQLDEEWKALGGLARANSISKLPRLARNMSKRQSSKRLNGS